A window from Mycolicibacterium tokaiense encodes these proteins:
- a CDS encoding acetaldehyde dehydrogenase (acetylating) has product MGDKATVAIVGSGNISTDLLYKLLRSEWLEPRWMIGIDPESEGLARARKLGLETSHEGVDWLLAQSEKPDLVFEATSAYVHRDAAPRYAEAGIRAVDLTPAAVGPGVIPPANLREHLDAPNVNMVTCGGQATIPIVHAVSRVVEVPYGEIVASVSSASAGPGTRANIDEFTKTTSAGVQNIGGAKRGKAIIILNPADPPMIMRDTIFCAIPEDADRDAIAASIREVVAEVQTYVPGYRLLNEPQFDDPSMNSGGQAVVTTFIEVEGAGDYLPPYAGNLDIMTAAATKVGEEIAREVLAATTGGHA; this is encoded by the coding sequence ATGGGTGACAAGGCGACGGTGGCGATTGTGGGGTCGGGCAACATCAGCACCGACCTGTTGTACAAGTTGTTGCGTTCGGAGTGGTTGGAGCCGCGTTGGATGATCGGTATCGACCCCGAGTCTGAGGGTTTGGCGCGGGCGCGCAAGTTGGGGTTGGAGACCAGCCATGAGGGGGTGGATTGGCTGCTGGCGCAGTCGGAGAAGCCGGATCTGGTGTTCGAGGCCACCAGTGCGTATGTGCACCGCGATGCGGCGCCGCGGTATGCCGAGGCCGGGATTCGGGCGGTGGATCTGACGCCGGCGGCGGTGGGTCCAGGGGTGATCCCGCCGGCCAATCTGCGTGAGCATCTCGACGCCCCGAACGTCAACATGGTGACCTGCGGTGGGCAGGCGACCATCCCGATCGTGCACGCGGTCAGTCGTGTGGTGGAGGTTCCTTACGGCGAGATCGTGGCGTCGGTGTCCTCGGCGTCGGCTGGCCCGGGTACGCGGGCGAACATCGATGAGTTCACCAAGACCACCAGTGCGGGGGTGCAGAACATTGGCGGTGCCAAGCGGGGGAAGGCGATCATCATCCTCAACCCCGCTGATCCGCCGATGATCATGCGCGACACCATCTTCTGCGCCATCCCTGAGGACGCCGACCGCGACGCGATCGCGGCGTCCATCCGTGAAGTGGTGGCCGAGGTGCAGACCTATGTGCCGGGCTACCGCCTGCTGAATGAGCCGCAGTTCGATGATCCGTCGATGAACTCCGGTGGGCAGGCGGTGGTGACGACGTTCATCGAGGTCGAAGGTGCCGGGGATTATCTGCCGCCGTATGCCGGCAATTTGGACATCATGACCGCGGCGGCGACCAAGGTGGGCGAGGAGATCGCCCGCGAGGTGCTCGCCGCGACGACGGGAGGCCACGCATGA